Proteins from a genomic interval of Harpia harpyja isolate bHarHar1 chromosome 9, bHarHar1 primary haplotype, whole genome shotgun sequence:
- the LOC128146088 gene encoding loricrin-like yields the protein MCSRQDKDQCHRQERYTCQSSGGCHGSSGGCHSSGGSGCHSSGSGSSCHSSGSTGGCHSSGGSGGCHSSGSSGSCHSSSGSSCHEKPQVQCQQQQQQQVHQLPSQKLK from the coding sequence ATGTGCTCCCGCCAGGACAAGGACCAGTGCCACAGGCAGGAGCGCTACACCTGCCAGAGCAGCGGAGGCTGCCACGGGAGCAGCGGTGGCTGTCACAGCAGCGGTGGCAGTGGCTGTCATAGctccggcagcggcagcagctgtCACAGCTCCGGCAGCACTGGTGGCTGCCACAGCTCCGGTGGCAGCGGTGGCTGTCACAGCTctggcagcagtggcagctgccacagcagcagtggctcCAGCTGCCATGAGAAGCCACAGGtccagtgccagcagcagcagcagcagcaggtccacCAGCTGCCCTCGCAGAAGCTGAAGTGA
- the LOC128145531 gene encoding loricrin-like, with the protein MCSRQDKDQCHQQEQSSCHGSEGCHGSSGGSGCHRSSGGSVCHRSSGGSGCHGSSGGSCHGKPQVCQQQIYQVSSKMK; encoded by the coding sequence ATGTGCTCCCGCCAGGACAAAGACCAGTGCCACCAGCAAGAACAATCCTCATGCCACGGCAGTGAAGGATGCCATGGGAGCAGTGGTGGATCCGGTTGCCACAGGAGCAGCGGTGGATCCGTATGccacaggagcagtgggggatCTGGATGCCATGGGAGCAGTGGGGGATCCTGCCATGGAAAGCCACAGGTTTGCCAGCAGCAAATTTATCAAGTATCCTCAAAAATGAAGTGA
- the LOC128146169 gene encoding keratin-associated protein 5-10-like translates to MCSRQDKDQCHRQERYTCQSSGDCHGSSGGCHSSGGSGCHSSGSGSSCHSSGSGSGCHSSGSTGGCHSSGGSGGCHSSGSSGSCHSSSGSSCHEKPQVQCQQQQQQQVHQLPSQKLK, encoded by the coding sequence ATGTGCTCCCGCCAGGACAAGGACCAGTGCCACAGGCAGGAGCGCTACACCTGCCAGAGCAGCGGAGACTGCCACGGGAGCAGCGGTGGCTGTCACAGCAGCGGTGGCAGTGGCTGTCATAGCTCcggcagtggcagcagctgtcACAGCTCCGGCAGTGGCAGCGGCTGTCACAGCTCCGGCAGCACTGGTGGCTGCCACAGCTCCGGTGGCAGCGGTGGCTGTCACAGCTctggcagcagtggcagctgccacagcagcagtggctcCAGCTGCCATGAGAAGCCACAGGtccagtgccagcagcagcagcagcagcaggtccacCAGCTGCCCTCGCAGAAGCTGAAGTGA